In the genome of Verrucomicrobiota bacterium, one region contains:
- a CDS encoding type II toxin-antitoxin system HicA family toxin: MRLTPISRRELIKRLRRLGWDGPYVGGKHQFMVRGAMKLPVPNPHGSVLSVGMVSEILKETGISREDWLEAD; the protein is encoded by the coding sequence ATGCGTCTTACACCTATATCACGCCGCGAATTGATCAAACGCCTGCGAAGACTTGGATGGGACGGGCCGTACGTTGGCGGAAAGCATCAATTCATGGTTCGTGGCGCAATGAAGCTTCCCGTTCCGAATCCACACGGAAGCGTCTTGAGCGTAGGAATGGTGAGCGAAATCCTGAAGGAAACCGGAATCAGTCGTGAGGATTGGCTGGAAGCGGATTAA
- a CDS encoding RecQ family ATP-dependent DNA helicase: MEQTCARGLLKQMLGSNAEFREGQWEAIDQIANQRRRLLVVQRTGWGKSIVYFLATKILRDAGSGPTLLISPLLSLMRNQLLATEKLGVRAATIHSENVKDWGEVESALAGNHLDLLMVSPERLANPDFMRKLLPLLQGRVGLFVVDEAHCISDWGHDFRPDYRRILQVMKLLPPGVPVLCTTATANDRVVRDIETQIPQLHVLRGPLVRSSLRLYNIRLAHQSDRLAWFAHFLPQLPGNGIVYCLTIQDARRVAAWLQANKISARAYHADLEDAERIETEGQLLHNEVKALVATVALGMGFDKPDLGFVIHFQRPGSVVAYYQQVGRAGRAVDSAFGILLNGSEDDEISDYFIRTAFPPVEVMQGILQTLDGAAYFAKYGRRGPLTIDDIGAELNQGRGAIEKALKLLEVDGAVTHDRHGYSRTANPWQPDVARFEQVTRLRRDEVEQMRRYVEHKGCLMEFLARALDDPNAAPCGKCMNCTKHTERRTVPGSLTQSAVDFLRGDALVLEQRLRWPKPLLEEIRSALPEAVEFGDKGALKTTIPEALRAEAGRVLCLWGDSGWGDEVARGKYEAGRFSDALVNAAAALIREKWRPQPPPAWITAVPSARRAELVNGFARRLAEKLNLPFAPILRRTRDIHPQKEMQNSVQQVRNLLGAFNIEGKPPSGPVLLVDDMVDSGWTLTLLAVLLRQRGSGPVYPFALAKASPRGS, translated from the coding sequence ATGGAGCAAACATGCGCCAGAGGGTTGCTCAAACAGATGCTCGGTTCGAACGCGGAGTTCCGCGAGGGCCAGTGGGAGGCGATTGATCAAATCGCGAATCAGCGGCGTCGCCTGTTGGTCGTCCAACGCACCGGCTGGGGCAAGAGCATCGTCTATTTTCTCGCCACAAAAATTCTCCGTGATGCCGGTTCTGGCCCGACGCTGCTCATCAGCCCGCTGCTGTCACTGATGCGCAATCAGCTTCTCGCCACGGAAAAACTTGGCGTGCGCGCGGCCACGATTCACAGTGAGAACGTGAAGGACTGGGGCGAGGTCGAATCGGCTCTCGCGGGTAATCATCTCGACTTGCTCATGGTGTCGCCGGAACGATTGGCCAACCCGGACTTCATGCGAAAGCTCCTGCCGCTGTTGCAGGGTCGCGTCGGATTGTTCGTCGTGGACGAGGCGCATTGCATTTCGGATTGGGGACACGATTTCCGCCCGGACTACCGCCGCATTTTGCAAGTGATGAAATTGCTGCCGCCCGGCGTGCCCGTGCTCTGCACCACCGCGACCGCCAACGACCGCGTGGTGCGCGACATCGAAACGCAGATTCCGCAACTGCACGTCCTGCGCGGCCCGCTCGTGCGCTCGTCGCTTCGCCTCTACAACATCCGCCTCGCCCATCAATCCGACCGGCTCGCGTGGTTCGCGCATTTCCTGCCGCAACTGCCTGGCAACGGCATCGTTTATTGCCTGACCATTCAGGACGCGCGGCGCGTCGCCGCGTGGCTCCAAGCGAACAAGATTTCCGCCCGCGCGTATCACGCCGACCTCGAAGACGCCGAGCGCATCGAAACCGAAGGACAGTTGCTCCACAACGAAGTCAAGGCGCTCGTGGCCACCGTCGCGCTGGGCATGGGCTTCGACAAACCTGATCTCGGTTTCGTGATTCACTTCCAGCGGCCCGGTTCGGTGGTCGCGTATTATCAGCAAGTCGGTCGCGCCGGTCGCGCGGTGGATTCAGCGTTCGGGATTCTTTTGAACGGCAGCGAGGATGACGAGATTTCGGATTACTTCATCCGCACCGCGTTTCCGCCCGTGGAGGTGATGCAAGGCATCCTTCAGACGCTGGATGGCGCGGCGTACTTTGCAAAGTATGGCAGACGCGGCCCGCTGACGATTGATGATATCGGCGCGGAATTGAACCAGGGCCGCGGTGCAATCGAGAAAGCCCTGAAGCTCCTCGAAGTGGACGGCGCGGTGACACACGACAGACACGGCTACTCGCGCACGGCGAATCCCTGGCAACCGGACGTTGCACGGTTTGAACAGGTGACACGCTTGCGGCGGGACGAGGTCGAGCAGATGCGGCGCTACGTTGAGCACAAAGGCTGCCTGATGGAATTCCTCGCACGGGCGCTCGACGACCCGAACGCCGCGCCGTGCGGCAAGTGCATGAATTGCACGAAGCACACTGAGCGACGCACCGTGCCCGGGTCTCTCACACAGTCCGCCGTGGATTTTCTGCGCGGCGACGCGCTCGTGCTCGAACAGCGCTTGCGCTGGCCAAAGCCGTTGCTCGAAGAGATCAGATCAGCGTTGCCGGAAGCCGTGGAGTTTGGCGACAAAGGCGCGCTGAAAACGACGATCCCGGAAGCCTTGCGCGCCGAAGCCGGACGCGTGTTGTGCCTCTGGGGCGACTCCGGCTGGGGCGATGAAGTCGCGCGTGGAAAATACGAAGCCGGCCGCTTCAGCGACGCGCTGGTGAACGCCGCCGCCGCACTGATCCGCGAAAAGTGGAGACCTCAACCGCCGCCCGCGTGGATCACCGCTGTTCCATCGGCGCGCCGGGCGGAACTGGTCAACGGCTTCGCCCGTCGCCTGGCAGAAAAACTGAACCTGCCTTTCGCGCCCATTCTTCGCCGCACCCGTGACATTCACCCGCAAAAGGAAATGCAGAACAGCGTTCAACAAGTTCGTAATCTTCTCGGCGCGTTCAACATTGAGGGAAAGCCGCCGTCAGGTCCAGTGCTGCTGGTGGACGACATGGTGGATTCAGGATGGACGCTGACGTTGCTGGCGGTATTGTTGCGGCAGCGCGGCAGCGGGCCGGTGTATCCGTTCGCCCTGGCCAAGGCTTCGCCGCGAGGCAGTTAA
- a CDS encoding DNA-protecting protein DprA — MNPHDYLSADGQAMLLLCSSLALPPTAKEMDLSPLKLGEWNQLERKIRESSLKSPAALQGRSADELAKALALPTDEAGRIARLLKFAGQLSLELQNLFERGLWAVSRLDELYPVHLRDTLKHQAPTVLFGAGDIRLLQRAGVAVVGSRNIDEAGAAFAREVGSKAVTAKLPVVSGGARGTDRIAMQAALETGGIAFGALADSLERTARQADVCEFVSDGKLVLLTPYAPTAGFSVGAAMGRNKLIYGLAEFAVVVSSDHQTGGTWAGAVEALKGGWCPVLVRDGDGVPRGNRELLKLGATGLSADHLAAVSNVAEWVDRRVAPKTPEPDLFDLVPPVRRT, encoded by the coding sequence ATGAACCCACACGACTATCTCAGCGCCGACGGGCAGGCGATGCTGTTGCTCTGCTCCTCGCTCGCTTTGCCGCCGACCGCGAAGGAGATGGATTTGTCGCCATTGAAACTGGGCGAGTGGAATCAACTCGAACGCAAGATTCGCGAATCATCCTTGAAAAGCCCGGCCGCACTCCAAGGTCGCAGTGCGGATGAACTGGCCAAAGCCCTCGCACTGCCGACGGACGAAGCCGGGCGCATCGCGCGTCTGCTGAAATTCGCCGGCCAACTTTCGCTCGAGCTGCAAAACCTTTTCGAGCGTGGCCTGTGGGCAGTGTCGCGCTTGGATGAACTTTACCCTGTGCATCTACGCGACACGTTGAAGCATCAAGCGCCGACGGTGTTGTTCGGGGCGGGCGACATCCGGTTGCTTCAACGCGCCGGCGTCGCCGTGGTTGGCTCGCGCAACATTGACGAAGCCGGCGCCGCGTTCGCCCGCGAGGTCGGCTCAAAAGCTGTCACGGCGAAACTTCCGGTGGTTTCCGGCGGAGCGCGCGGCACGGACCGCATCGCCATGCAGGCCGCGCTCGAAACCGGTGGCATTGCGTTCGGCGCATTGGCGGACAGCCTCGAACGCACGGCGCGACAGGCGGACGTATGCGAGTTCGTGAGCGATGGAAAGCTGGTGTTGCTGACGCCCTACGCGCCGACTGCCGGCTTCTCCGTCGGTGCGGCGATGGGACGCAACAAGTTGATATACGGACTGGCCGAGTTCGCCGTCGTGGTGAGCAGCGACCATCAAACCGGCGGCACCTGGGCGGGCGCGGTCGAAGCGTTGAAGGGCGGCTGGTGCCCCGTGCTGGTGCGTGACGGCGACGGCGTGCCGCGCGGGAACCGGGAGCTTCTCAAACTTGGCGCGACCGGCTTGAGCGCTGATCATCTGGCCGCCGTTTCAAACGTTGCGGAATGGGTGGATCGACGAGTCGCGCCAAAGACGCCCGAGCCGGATTTGTTCGACCTCGTTCCACCAGTGCGACGGACCTGA
- a CDS encoding radical SAM protein, with amino-acid sequence MNEPEKKWLPRLVVRRQNAKVNCMSTATLNEPVSAAAKANGQATADFSRPVVKPRKGVLKLIGEVLDHGGPGYLQFAITNICNAKCDFCGFAVDRFDPKQRRSVTLQEAKDVIDIAVKNHIGYLLFVGGEPLVHKELRAMVRYAAERGIHPMICTNGSLWTEQTMRDLAGDGLSSVIMSIDSHDVTKHEKNRGLPDVCRKIKRANEVFHELGIQTTASVTASKLIDDYDKLPAFLTELGFKSCTFSYPLTSLASSYLSFSDSSLVSYKTEELIQVFEKIKQMKARSGFPVVNPTESLKEMQRHLRKEPEKFGCLGGHKYFYLDWNLDLYRCHFWETPMCNIYEFDESKLIRDGCTRCMIDCYRDPSVLQFVAISASDAYNNLKKGKVVTAAKNVFDRRNLTSLKAVWDDRKWIGGV; translated from the coding sequence ATGAATGAGCCGGAAAAGAAATGGTTGCCACGGCTGGTTGTTCGTCGTCAGAATGCGAAGGTAAATTGCATGAGTACCGCCACATTAAATGAGCCAGTGTCTGCCGCAGCGAAGGCGAACGGCCAGGCAACGGCTGACTTCTCACGCCCGGTTGTGAAGCCGAGGAAGGGCGTCCTCAAGTTGATTGGCGAGGTGCTGGACCACGGCGGGCCAGGTTACCTGCAATTTGCGATCACGAACATTTGCAACGCCAAGTGCGATTTCTGCGGCTTCGCCGTGGACCGGTTTGATCCCAAGCAACGACGCAGCGTCACGCTTCAAGAGGCGAAGGACGTTATCGACATCGCGGTGAAAAATCACATCGGTTACTTGCTGTTCGTGGGCGGCGAACCGCTCGTGCACAAAGAACTGCGCGCGATGGTGCGTTACGCGGCTGAGCGCGGCATTCATCCGATGATTTGCACCAACGGCTCGCTCTGGACGGAGCAAACCATGCGCGACCTGGCGGGCGATGGTTTGAGCAGCGTCATCATGTCTATTGACTCCCACGACGTGACGAAACACGAGAAGAACCGTGGCTTGCCTGATGTATGTCGCAAAATCAAACGGGCGAACGAAGTTTTCCACGAACTCGGCATTCAAACCACCGCCAGCGTCACCGCCAGCAAGCTCATTGACGATTACGACAAGCTCCCGGCATTTCTGACGGAGCTTGGTTTCAAGAGTTGCACCTTCAGTTATCCGCTGACGTCACTGGCGTCGAGCTATCTCAGTTTCAGCGATTCGAGTCTGGTCAGCTACAAGACCGAGGAGCTGATTCAGGTTTTCGAAAAGATCAAACAGATGAAAGCCCGCAGCGGTTTTCCGGTCGTCAATCCCACCGAGTCGCTCAAGGAAATGCAGCGCCACTTGCGCAAAGAGCCGGAGAAGTTTGGTTGTCTCGGCGGCCACAAATATTTTTACCTCGACTGGAATCTGGATCTCTATCGGTGCCACTTCTGGGAAACGCCGATGTGCAACATTTACGAGTTCGATGAGTCGAAGTTGATTCGCGACGGCTGCACGCGCTGCATGATTGATTGTTACCGCGATCCCAGCGTGCTCCAGTTCGTCGCCATCAGCGCCAGCGATGCCTACAACAACTTGAAGAAGGGCAAAGTTGTTACCGCTGCGAAGAACGTTTTTGATCGGCGTAATCTAACTTCGCTGAAGGCGGTTTGGGACGACCGCAAATGGATCGGTGGAGTGTAG
- a CDS encoding DEAD/DEAH box helicase: protein MAFKTKTSSDLKIPSAHDWRTTDADEINKRRLRAREESFTISNADPRHPIFSNFRVASRSGLTYSVEIRDLCERQFACDCVDFRINGLGTCKHVEAVLRQLEARFRRLFHSARQNGSTRIEVIVDPAADTLRLLNGHGELPRAAQKWFDGNGRLAQGSPEPALTALQQLRETGCPQIRISQEVAAWLENRRRAEERRQLRHEYELKVQSGEWPAHETKVPLFPYQREGMLHLAFTERALLADEMGLGKTIQAIAACALLHRLGQAQRVLVVTPASLKTEWEEQIQRFTDLPLQLVFGSRHERLKAYTVPLPVLADTLSPSDGERDGVRGVLNSQPSTLIFPFFTIVNYEQMLADGLEVNQRLRPDIVVLDEAQRIKNWSTKTTQAIKRLRSRYAFVLTGTLIENRIDELHSLMDFLNPSVLGPLFRFNREFYDLDDRGRPAAYRNLDQLHARIAPYMLRRRKAEVETELPDRTDRNHFVPLSPEQQGEYDGHEGVVARLAHLAKRRPLTQQEQDKLMRHLAMMRMVCDTNYILDPEDKVCPKLGELEKLLDECRENDAKVIVFSEWERMLELVRELCERLHLVFAWHTGTVPQRRRRAEINAFKNDPNCRVFLSTDSGSTGLNLQCASVVINCDLPWNPAKLEQRIARAWRKHQTKPVSVFNLVSEKTIEHKMLETLANKQALSDGVLDLKGDLKEIKLRTGRQAFLAKLEQLVIAKPASAAAESSQPSTLNYQQSLPADHPLGFARKARERINGALLHCEERYPSQGAHSVLYVVVDRDAAQWQTRLNELHRDFFGPGLSDPLAPVQLEVVDRATHEALERLAAAGLISVTTRASRPLFPEPETGSAPLPLSPEERAKADAHRAQAARKLKMAQLLGGGGMADETRAPLLDAALSLGRALATEARLPEPATLDEALLPPLSHCWREALPLLRTFASDAAQSWRPMFEALEKATDSTAGRTQSHRL from the coding sequence CCTATGCGAGCGGCAGTTCGCCTGTGACTGCGTCGATTTCCGCATCAACGGGCTGGGCACTTGCAAGCATGTCGAGGCGGTGTTGCGGCAGCTTGAGGCGCGGTTCCGCCGGCTGTTCCACTCGGCCCGCCAAAACGGTTCCACGCGGATCGAAGTGATCGTGGACCCGGCCGCCGACACGTTGCGACTGCTCAACGGACACGGCGAACTCCCGCGCGCCGCTCAGAAGTGGTTCGACGGTAACGGCCGCCTCGCCCAAGGTTCGCCCGAGCCGGCGCTCACCGCCTTGCAGCAACTCCGCGAAACCGGCTGCCCGCAAATTCGCATCTCGCAGGAGGTCGCGGCCTGGCTGGAAAACCGCCGCCGCGCCGAGGAGCGCCGACAACTGCGCCACGAGTACGAGCTTAAGGTCCAAAGCGGCGAATGGCCAGCGCACGAGACCAAAGTCCCGCTATTTCCTTACCAGCGTGAAGGGATGCTGCATCTGGCTTTCACCGAGCGTGCGCTCCTGGCGGACGAGATGGGCCTGGGCAAAACCATTCAAGCCATCGCCGCGTGCGCGCTGTTGCATCGGCTTGGTCAGGCGCAGCGCGTGCTCGTCGTCACGCCCGCGTCGCTCAAGACCGAGTGGGAAGAGCAGATTCAGCGGTTCACGGACTTGCCGCTGCAACTCGTCTTCGGCTCGCGGCATGAACGCTTGAAAGCCTACACAGTCCCCTTACCCGTCCTGGCGGACACCCTCTCCCCATCCGATGGGGAGAGGGACGGGGTGAGGGGCGTTCTCAACTCTCAACCCTCAACTCTCATCTTCCCCTTCTTCACCATCGTCAACTACGAGCAGATGCTGGCCGACGGGCTGGAGGTCAACCAACGTCTGCGCCCGGACATCGTGGTGCTCGACGAAGCCCAGCGCATCAAGAACTGGAGCACCAAGACCACGCAAGCCATCAAGCGTCTCCGCAGCCGTTACGCCTTCGTGCTCACCGGCACGCTGATCGAGAACCGCATTGACGAGTTGCATTCGCTGATGGATTTCCTCAACCCGTCGGTGCTCGGCCCGTTGTTCCGTTTCAATCGCGAGTTCTACGATCTTGATGACCGCGGTCGCCCTGCCGCCTATCGCAACTTGGATCAACTCCACGCGCGGATTGCCCCTTACATGTTGCGCCGCCGCAAGGCTGAAGTCGAAACTGAACTGCCCGACCGCACCGACCGCAATCACTTCGTCCCGCTCAGCCCGGAGCAACAGGGCGAATACGACGGGCACGAAGGTGTTGTGGCGCGGCTCGCTCACCTGGCGAAGCGCCGCCCGCTCACGCAGCAGGAGCAGGACAAGTTGATGCGCCATCTCGCGATGATGCGCATGGTCTGCGACACGAATTACATCCTCGACCCGGAAGACAAGGTGTGCCCCAAGCTCGGCGAGTTGGAGAAGCTGCTCGACGAGTGCCGCGAGAACGATGCGAAGGTGATCGTCTTTTCCGAGTGGGAACGGATGCTCGAACTGGTGCGCGAGTTGTGCGAGCGACTCCACCTCGTCTTCGCCTGGCACACCGGCACCGTGCCGCAACGCCGCCGTCGCGCGGAAATCAATGCGTTCAAGAACGATCCGAACTGCCGCGTGTTTCTAAGCACCGATAGCGGCAGCACCGGGTTGAACCTTCAGTGCGCCAGCGTCGTGATCAATTGCGATCTGCCGTGGAATCCGGCGAAGCTCGAACAGCGCATCGCCCGCGCCTGGCGCAAGCACCAGACCAAACCGGTCAGCGTGTTCAATCTCGTTTCCGAAAAAACCATCGAGCACAAGATGCTCGAAACGCTGGCCAACAAACAGGCCCTCTCCGACGGCGTGCTCGATCTCAAAGGCGACTTGAAGGAAATCAAGCTGCGCACCGGACGACAGGCGTTCCTCGCGAAGCTGGAGCAGTTGGTGATCGCGAAGCCCGCCAGCGCGGCGGCTGAAAGCTCTCAACCCTCAACTCTCAACTATCAACAAAGCCTGCCCGCCGACCACCCGCTTGGATTTGCGCGCAAAGCCCGTGAGCGAATCAACGGCGCACTGCTCCATTGCGAGGAGCGCTATCCGTCGCAAGGCGCACATTCGGTGCTCTATGTGGTGGTGGATCGCGACGCGGCGCAGTGGCAGACGCGGTTGAACGAGTTGCATCGCGACTTTTTCGGTCCGGGCCTCAGCGATCCGCTCGCGCCCGTGCAACTGGAAGTCGTGGACCGCGCGACACACGAAGCCTTGGAGCGACTGGCCGCGGCGGGGTTGATTTCCGTGACAACGCGAGCGAGTCGGCCGCTGTTCCCGGAGCCGGAGACCGGTTCCGCCCCGCTGCCGCTTTCGCCAGAGGAGCGAGCCAAAGCCGACGCCCACCGCGCCCAGGCTGCGCGTAAACTCAAGATGGCGCAATTGCTCGGTGGCGGCGGAATGGCCGACGAAACTCGCGCGCCGTTGCTCGACGCGGCGCTGTCGCTCGGTCGCGCGCTGGCCACCGAAGCCCGCCTGCCAGAACCGGCGACGCTCGACGAGGCGCTGCTGCCGCCACTGTCGCATTGCTGGCGGGAGGCGCTGCCTTTGTTGCGCACCTTCGCGTCCGACGCCGCGCAATCGTGGCGACCGATGTTTGAAGCTCTGGAGAAAGCGACCGACTCCACCGCCGGCCGGACTCAATCCCATCGCCTTTGA